The DNA window CCAAGTGGCGCTTGTCGAGCGCGTCCGCGAGCCGGGCACGCCCGAGCGGGTAGCCGTTGAGCGCGTCGCCGGGCCGCTGGTTGGGACGCTGTCCGAGGCTCGGGCATTGAGCGAACTGATCGAAGTGGCCCTAAGCGCCCTGCGGGAGATTCGGCTCGAACAGGGCTACGCGGCGCTGGCTTCCGCTTCCGGCAAGGAGGAGGAAGCACACGCGCGGGCCATCCGCGCCCGCCGGGGACGGCTTGACGACTGATGTACCTCTTCTCCAGGGGCCAGGTCTATTGGGCCGACATCGGCACCGGCCGCAAGCCCTACCTGGTCGTCTCCAACAACGCGCGTCACCGGCAACTCGGCACCGCGCTGGTGGTCCGCGTCGCCACCATGAGGAAGCCCGATCTGGACACGATGGTGACCCTCGGCCCATCCGAACCTTTGGCGGGCAGCGTCCTGTGCGACGACACCACGGTTCTCTACGCCGACGACCAAGTCGAGCCCGTCGGGGCGCTCTCCCCGGAAACGATGCTGCGGGTAAACGCCGCACTCGGAGTCGCGCTGCCGATTTGACGAGATCGCTCAGCAACGCCCGGAAACGCGGGCCCACACCCGAGCCTTGAGGCGCGCGCCCAACTGGCCCGTCACGCCGAGTCGACGTGCAGACGCTCGGCGGATTCGAGGGACGGCGACTCGTGGGCTTGCGCGATGACGCATCATCTCGGAAGCCCTGGAGCCTCGCAGCCGGATCCGACTCTAGGCCGACTCGATCACACGTCAAGACCCGGATACTCCGGCCGGACAAATCCATGCACCCGGCCTCAAGCAGGCGCTGGGCCGGGGGGAAACGATCGCACACTGGTCAAGGCCCGCGCAGTCGTCAGGGGAGCCAAACGGAAGGCCCGACCCCCCAATGAACGGGTCAGTGGTTCGGTAAGCGAACGCTGGTGGAGCATAGGAGGCAAAGTTCCAACCCTGTCCACTTCGCTGAAAGCCCTTGTCAGAGTGCGGAAGGAGTACGAGGCGGGGAGGCTGCCCCCTCCCGGAAAATCTCAAAGTGTGAGACGGAGGCAGTTTCGGCGGCTCACGGAGTCGCAGGTCGAGGACATGGCCGAGCAGTATCGGAACGGCAAGACGGTGTACGAGTTGGCCCCGATTCTTGGCATCGACCGGCAGACCGTCGGAATCATTCTGCGGCGCCATGGGGTGGTTGCTCAGGATCAGCCGCCGATCACCGTGCCCGACGGGCCGGGAATGGTGTCACCAAGAAGAACGCGCATCCCTCCGCATACAAGCCGAGAAGCTCGAAGTTGAAGCGCTAGGGCATGCCGTTCGATTGGGTCAGTATTGATCCGAATCTATACCATGCTGGGAGGATGTGTTGGGATGTGCGGCTCTGGGAGGACGTGGAGTCGTGGATCTTGGGGCTGGATGACGAAACCTACAACGTGGTCGCCGCCGCGATCACCCGGTCGAGGCCGAGGGACCCGCGCTCGGCAGGCCAACAGCAGATCGGATCAGAGGCTCTCGTCATCACAACATGAAGGAACTCAGGCCCGGTTCGGCGGGACGTGGGAAAGTCAGAATCCTGTTCGCGTTCGATCCCAGGCGGCGGGCGGTGCTGTTGGTCGCAGGTGACAAGGCTGGCCGGTGGGAGCAGTGGTATGACCGGAGCATCCCTTTGGCGGACGACAGGTTCGATGAGTGGCTGGAAGGCGAGGAGGAGTGAGATGAGCAAGACTGTCACCTGGCAGGAGGTGCGCGCCAAGCGCCCCGTGGATAAGGCGGTTGTGGCCTCCCACGTCTCGCGGATGGAGGCAGAGGAGCGCGCGTACCGGTTGCGCGAGATCCGCGAGGAGTTGGGCATGACTCAGAAGGAACTCGCTGAGCGGATGAACCTCACCCAGCCGACCATCTCCGCCTTGGAAGCCGGCGACCTGGACCGTTCCGGGCTGGCCACCCTGAAGTCATACGTCGAGGCCCTTGGCGGCACCATCGAGGTGACCGCGACTTTCGGCGACCGCAAGTTGGTGCTGTCACGCCACGCCTAGTCGGCCCTGCGGTGCCGCCCTTCAACTCCGGTGAATGGCAGGTCGTCAAGAGGGTAAGGAACCTATGGGGCCGCGTACCACTCACTGGCGGCGGCCTGTCCCTCACCCCGAATGCTAAGGACTATATGGCGCGGCTTGCGGAAACTGCGGCTGCGCCGGATCCCAAGAGCAAGAAGCGGCACCACTATGTGCCCCGGGCGTACCTGCGAGCATGGTCATTCGACAATCGTCGCGTTTGGGCGCTTGACACCGCGACCGGCGCGGCCAGACCGCTCGGGCTAAACGACTTGTGCGTGGCCGAGAACTTTCACCGTGTAGTTGGAGGTGATGGACAACCTCACAATCGCGTAGAGGAGATGTTCACCATCGCGGAAGAGGAACTGATCCGCGTCCAGCGGTTGTTCGATGGTTTGGACGATCCCAGCACACTGCAGTTCGACGACCTCATGGGTCTGGGCCTAGCGATGGCGGTTCAACGCATGAGGACGCTTCAGGAACGCCGCCTGATGCTGCAGTACAACGCGTGGCCTGCGGCCTAAAATCCGACCGATTGGGCAAGCCTGCAGAACACCGCCAGTGGCCCGTTCCGGGAGGCGACCTTCCACACCGAGATGGTATTCCGCTCAATGTGGGACGCTGCGGACATTCTGACGACGCGACACATCGAAGTGTGGCACGACGACCGATCGCGGTTCCTCACCTGCGACGTCCCCGTCTTCCTGCCACTTCGCAGAAACGTAAGACCAGCACTCAACGATGCCACCCACATAGTTTGGCCCATCAGTCCACAGCGAACGATTGCGCTGGTCAACGAGCCGAGCGGCGAGAAGGCGACTCTTGTGGCGGCCAAAGGAAAACACGTGGGCATCGTGAACCACGGCGTTGAGCAGTGCCGCGAGCGCATGATCTTCGCCAGCGAGGAACAGAAGGACCGACTGCCGTCCGGCGAGAAGTTCAGACGCCGCACGCAGATTCGACTGCGTTGCTCGGACCACAATCCACGAGGCGATCGCATCCCACCGCCGGGGTGCTGCTTTGAGCTGGGATACTGTTTCTCTGATGTGCCCGACATCGTTCTGTGCGCTCAAGGGCTGCATCGACCGGCGCCAGAAGTGCTCCGACACATCTAAACGAAGTGGGTCTCCAGGCTGACGGCTGGTTGCCCACCAAGCAACGCCGCCCAGCGATCCTGGACGAGGATGCACCCGAGCCAGACTCAATGAACAGGTCAGTGTTTCGAGTAAGCGAACTCTGGTGGAGCATAAGGGATTCGAACCCTTGACCTCTTCCATGCCATGGAAGCGCGCTACCAACTGCGCCAATGCCCCGCGAGCCCCGCCATCTTACCAAACAGGCAGCCCGGCGGCTCGGACTACTTTAGGGGACCGGCAGGTCAGGCGCCAAACCGGCCCGCTGGCGCATGCCCACCGCCGATGCCGTCGCCGCAAGTCCCCCAAACCTGCCCGGTTCCGCAAACCCGCCTCGCAGGCCCGGCCCGCAACCGTCCGGCCCACAACCGTCAGGCCCAGGGCGTCAGTCCCGGCCGCCCGTCCACGTCCCCCAGGTCGTAGCCGACCAGCCGCCAGGCGGGCGCCCGCCGCCCGCCGCCCTCCAGCACCGACCAGTGCGCGTTGCGCATCACCCGCAGCCCCAGCCAGTCGGCGGGGTCAAGTTCCAAGAGCCCGGTGATCCCGCACACCGACGCGCCGCCGTGGCTGGTTACCACAATGGTGGAGCCGTCCGGCGCGCCGTCAACAGCCTCCAGCACGCAGGCGACGATCCGCGCGGCCGCGTGGTCCCGCGTCTCCATCCCGATCTGAGGCAGGTC is part of the Bifidobacteriaceae bacterium genome and encodes:
- a CDS encoding type II toxin-antitoxin system PemK/MazF family toxin encodes the protein MYLFSRGQVYWADIGTGRKPYLVVSNNARHRQLGTALVVRVATMRKPDLDTMVTLGPSEPLAGSVLCDDTTVLYADDQVEPVGALSPETMLRVNAALGVALPI
- a CDS encoding type II toxin-antitoxin system RelE/ParE family toxin translates to MRGSRHHNMKELRPGSAGRGKVRILFAFDPRRRAVLLVAGDKAGRWEQWYDRSIPLADDRFDEWLEGEEE
- a CDS encoding XRE family transcriptional regulator — encoded protein: MSKTVTWQEVRAKRPVDKAVVASHVSRMEAEERAYRLREIREELGMTQKELAERMNLTQPTISALEAGDLDRSGLATLKSYVEALGGTIEVTATFGDRKLVLSRHA